CTAAGCCCGAACTTGCTCTCAATTCCCCCGCTTTTAGCCCATATTCCCACACCTGAAGTGTGAAGACGGATTCTTATTCCGATATTTACGGGCATTTTATGATATTCTCCGCTAACTTCAATGATTGATTTTAGTTCATTTAACCCTTCAATGGTGATAGTTACGTTATATCCCATAAATCCGGCTATAAATGCAAGACGGATCATGTCTTTGTCTTTAAATCCGTTGATTGTTATGGGAGCTGTTTTATTATTGTATGCCATTGCTAAAATCAGCTCGGCTTTACTCCCGGCTTCAAGTCCGTAATTATATCTGTTGGCTATTTTTATAAGAGGTTTTAGAAAAGTCGGAAACTGATTTACCTTTAAAGGAAATACGGCCTGGAATTTACCTTTGTAGTCAAAGTCTTTAATCGCTTTATTGAATGAAGTGTACAGGGAGTTGATCTGTTTTCTTATAAGATGGGGGAAACGCAGAAGTATAGGGCCTTTTATTCCTTTTTCTTCTATTTCTTCCACTATGTCGATTAAAGCGGGCTGATTGCCGTAATTTATTTTAAGTTTACCGTTTTCAATAAAAAAATTATTAGCACTCCAAATATCGATTCCGTAATTCATTTTTCAGCCTTTATTTAAATTGCTTTTATAACTCTTTTTCGAAAAATGTTTTGTTTTTAAGCTCTTCTTCTCCGACAATCATCGCCTTTTTATAGTTGCCTTTATCAGCCGCTTTAAGGTGAGCTTTTAGAGATTTTACTTTCGGTTCGAAATATACTTTTTCGTTTTTTCTTAAATTTTTGGCTTCTTTTTGTGCAAATTCAAGTGCATCTTCCAGCATTACGCCTATATAAATTCCTTTTCTTGTCTTTTCGGTTTTTACAAGCTCCATAATTCTTTCTATTCCTATCGCAAATCCTACGCCGGGAGTCGGTTTTCCGCCTAAATATTCAACGAGTCTGTCGTATCTACCACCTCCGGCTATGGCGCTTTGCGCTCCTATTTCGGTTGATACGAATTCAAAAGTCGTTTTGGAATAATAATCAAGCCCTCTTACCAGGTTTTTGTCTACTTCATATTTAATTCCCAGGTTTTCAAGTCCTTTTTTAAGAGTTTCAAAGTCTTTTTGACAGTTTTCACAAAGGTTATCCGTGATTTTCGGTGCGTCTTTGAGTATTGCCTGGCAGCTATCAACTTTACAGTCAAGCGTTCTTATAGGGTTTTGGGTAATTCTTCTTTGACAGTCTTCGCATAGATCTTCTTTATGTAAGTTTAAAAACTCAACAAGTTTTTCTCTGTATTTAGGCATACATTCGCCGCATCCGAGTGAATTAATTTTTAAAGTATATTCAATTCCGAGTGCGTCGAAAATATCCGCCGCCATAGCTATTATATTGATGTCTTCATAAATGCTCGGTTCCCCAAAACTTTCAATTCCGAACTGATGGAATTCTCTAAGTCTTCCTTTTTGCGGTCTTTCATATCTGAACATAGGGCCGAAATACCAGAATCTTTTTGGAGTCTGGGCTTTATCGTATTTGTGTTCTATAAAACTTCTGACAACACCGGCAGTGCCTTCCGGTCTAAGACATACGTCGTTTCCGCCTTTATCTGTAAACTGATACATTTCTTTATTTACAATGTCGCTGCTTTCCCCAACACTTCTTTTAAAAAGAGCCGTTTCTTCCAAAACAGGGGTTTCAATATATGAGTATCCGTAATTTTCCGCAATTTCTCGTGCAGTGTCGAATATTTTTAAAAAGCGGGGATCTTCGATGTCTTTCATACCTCTTAACGCTTTAATCATAAAAAAACCTTTTTAATGAAATTTTATCTAAAATTTATAATTTATACTTAAATCCAACACGCCTTTTAGTTTAAAATTATATGTTTTTGAATATAGTAAATACGGCTTAATTTCATAATATAATCTTTTAGTGTCAAATATATTCTGTCTGTAACTGATAAAAACGGTATGTGCCGAAATAAAGGGGGTTTTATTTTTCTCTCCGTTTAATTCATATCCGATTATGTAAAGTTTTTTATAAAAATAAAAATGATTATAAAAACCGAGTGTGTAAAAGAGGTTGTGTTTTTGATATCTGTTTGTTGTAATGCTTAGCGTTGATGTTTTTTGTTTTTTATTTATTGAAAACTGAGTGCTTTCTTCCCAGTAACTGTCTAAATAATAATCAAATTTTTGTAAAAAGGTAAAGTTAAAATAACTGTTTTTTTTAATCATAAAAGCATTGGAGAAAAATACTTTGATTTTTTTGTCTTTTAAACGTATGTAAGGTCTGAATTTATAAGTAAGCTGTGTTGACGGTTCTGTTTTTTTAACATTATTTTTGATGTTATAAGGACTTTTGATTTTTTCAATTTTAAATGATGGAAGTCTTAAATGTAATGTTAATGAAGTTGTAACTTTATGGCTAAGAGTAGTATAATTAGAACTTAGGTTAACAAAGGATTTTTCCGGGTTTATATTTAAATATTCCGGAAAAAGATAATTGATTTTTGATATAAAGTCTTTTTTTATGCTTATAAGCAGTTCGTCTATACCGTTTTGGGTTGTTTTAGTATGTTTATAGATTATTTTCTCAGACGCGGTTAAAAAATTGAATATAATTATTAGTATAATAAACTTTTTCATTTTAGTATTTTACCAAAGGATTTTAATGAATATACTTTTCATAGGCGATATAGTCGGAAAACCCGGCAGAAAAATGGTTAAGAATTTATTGCCGGAGCTTAAAAGGAAATATAATATCGATTATGTAATAGCGAATTATGAGAATGCCGCACACGGATTCGGAATAACCGAAAAAGTATATAATGAGCTTAAAAACGCGGGAGTCGATATTTTCACAGGCGGAAATCATACTTTTGATAAGAAAAAAGACGCGTTTAAACTATTAGAAGAAAATAAAATACTAAGGCCTCTAAATTATTTCGAGGCTCCCGGTGAGTGGTATTATGAAGACGACAATATTATCGTAATAAGCGCAATGGGAATATTTGCCATGCCTTACGGAAAAAACCCCTTTATAGAACTCAACAGTTTCGTGGAGGGAAAAGACAAGTTTATTTTTGTGGATTTTCATGCCGAAGCCACTGCGGAAAAGAGAGCGATGTATTTAATGCTAAAAGGCAGGGTCGGGGCGGTTGTGGGAACGCACACCCATATAGGAACGGATGATTTGGAAATAGATGAGGGTACGTGCTATTTAACCGATATAGGGCTTAGCGGATGTATGGATAATGTAATAGGAATGGAGGCAAAAGCTCCTATTGCCCATATGCTGACAGGACTTAAACACAACTTTGACGTAAAAGAAAAGTGTAAAAAAATATTTCAGGCTCTTTTAATTATAATAGACGGTAAAAAGGCCGTGGAAGCGAAAAAACTTAAAGCCGTGGATGACGGGGAAGTGAAAATTACGCAAGAGGTTAAATATGGAGTTTAGCAATTCGTACGAACTGTTAATTGAACTTAAAAACAAAAACCTCTTAGAAAACAAACCGAAATACTGGTGGCCTAATTTCGGTACTTTTGAGGTTGTAGTAGGAGCTGTGCTTACTCAAAATACCAGATGGGAGAATGTGGAAAAAGCCCTTAATCAATGGAAAATGGAAAATGAAAATTGGAGAGTGGAAGATATAGCGAGTTTAGATCCTGTGTTTTTGGCGGAAATAATAAAACCGGCCGGATTTTACAATCAAAAATCAAAGCGTCTTATCGCCTTAAGCCGTAATATCTTGAGGGATTTCGGGGATTTTGAGAGTTTTAAGGAAAATGTGGACAGGGAGTGGCTTTTAGCTCAGAAAGGGATAGGGTTTGAAACGGCGGATTCGATTTTGTGTTATGCATGCGGCAGGGAAATAATGGTTGTGGACGCGTACACAAGAAGGCTTCTTAAAAAACACGGGTATGAGTTTGAGAGTTATGATGAAATGAGAGAGTGGTGCGAAAGAGGAGTGGAAGAAAACTGGGATAAACTTGATAGTATCTATGAAAACAGTTTAAATCTCTGTTTTGCAAGATTTCACGGCAAAATTGTGGAATTTATGAAGAAATAGAATGGAGAAACTTTTTTTCAACGGGATAGAAATAAGGTATAAAATCGTAAAAAAACCGATTAAAAACCTGTATATGGAAATAAAAGAGGATTTTGTGGAGGTTAGGTGTAATCGGTTTGTACCGAAATTTCACATTGAGAAATTTATTTTAAAGCACGCCGAACATATTATTCATAAACTTTCACAAAAAGAGTTTTTTTATCTCTTCGGTACAAAATATGATAAAAACGGACAGGACGTGAGAGAAATTTTCAGACACAAACTTCCCCCTATTATATTACATTACGTTAAAATATATTCGGAAAAAATGAATTTATATCCTTCTAAAATATCGTTTAGGTTTAATAAAACAAGATGGGGAAGCTGCAGTCCGAAAAATGGAGTGAGTTTTAATTATTATCTCGCACAGCTGCCTGAAGAATTGATAGAATACGTCGTAGTACATGAACTTGCGCACATTAAGCATAAAAACCATTCTAAAGAATTTTGGAAAGAAGTTGAAAAATATCTGCCGGACGTCACAAAACGGCGTAAAGATTTGAGAAAATTTGAAAAATTACTATAGGAGAGAGGATGGAGAATATTTATATATTACTGGGTGTTTTAGGTGTTTTGATTATTGTAGCTGTTGTAATTGTGGTAATTTTAAAGAAAAAAAACGATGCTTTATTAGAAGAGCTTTCCTTAAAAGAGCAGGCTATTAATGAATTAAACGCATCACTGCAGTATGAAAAAACGCAAAACGCAATTTCGGAAGAGCAAATTAGAAACCTTAGTGAATTTAAGGAAAAATATCATACTATGGAGAAAGAATATATCCAAAATAAAGAGCTTTTAAAAGAAATGCAAACCAAATATGAACAGACACTCTCAAACCTCAGGGAAAAAGAGGAACTAAACGAAAAATTGGATAATGAACTTTCAAATATCAAAAAATTATATTCTGATATAAGTGTGGAACTTCAGGAATTTAAAACCAAGCTTTATGAAAATGAAAAAATGTTAAATAAAAAAAACGAAGAATTGATTGAATTAAAAGAAGAATTGGATAGATACAGAGAACAAAGCAGCAGACTCTCCGTAGAAAATCAGGAACTTAAGACGAAACTTGAAGAGAGTGAAAAGGCTTTTGAAGAAAAACTTGAACTTCTTAAAAAAAGCGAAGAAAAACTGAAAGAGTCTTTTGAAAACTTAGCAAATGAAATACTTGAAAAAACAAACGAAAAAATGACAAAAACTTCAAAAGAGAGTCTTTCACAGATTTTGAACCCTTTGCAAAACCAGATGAAAGAGTTTAAAGAAAAAATAGAATTTTTAAGCAAAGACGAAGCTGAAAAAATAAGCGCACTTCAAAACGAACTTAAAAACTTAAAAGAACTCAGCCACAAACTATCAACTGATGCCGAAAATCTTACAAAAGCCCTTAAGGGTGAAAGCAAAACACAGGGAAACTGGGGCGAGCTTGTACTTGAAAGAGTGTTGGAGCTAAGCGGACTTACCGAAGGCAGGGAGTTTGAAAGGGAAGTGAGTCTTAATGATGAAGACAACAAACGCTACCGTCCGGACGTGGTCGTTCATCTTCCGAATCAAAGGGATGTGATAATTGACGCCAAAACTTCCCTAAACGCTTATCAGGAATATATTAAAACGGAAGATAAAACATATATTAAAGCACATATTCAGGCACTGAAAAAACATATAGACGATTTAGCGGATAAAAAATACGAAGACTTAAAAGGAGTAAATTCTCTTGATTTTATTTTTATGTTCGTACCGATTGAAAACGCTCTTATGCTGGCACTTGAGAATGATTCTTCCCTTTTTGAGTATGCGTTTAAAAAACGTGTGGTGCTCGTATCTCCGACGACTCTTCTTGTTTCTCTAAGAGCCATTGAAAGCAGCTGGAGATTTGAAAGACAGGCTAAAAACATCGATGAGGTCGTAAAAGCAGCCGAAAGTCTTTACGACAAGGTAAGGGGATTTACAGAAGATTTTGAAAAAATAGGCAAGTCGCTTGAATCAGCTCAAAAATCATTTGACAACGCCAAAAACAAACTTACAACCGGAAGAGGAAACGTTATTAGACAGGTGGAACTTCTTAAGGAAAAAGCAGGTATCAAACCTAAAAAAGAAATATCAAAAGATTTAATCGATATTGCTGTGATAGAAAAATAAAAGCTTCGCTTATTTAGCGAAGGCTTTTAGGAAGTTGATTACCATTGCTACGGTAAACAGCCAAAATCCGCATACCATTACTACGTTAGTTGCAGTTGCTAAATCAGGTAATTGACACATTTTCTCTCCTTTTTTTCTTTATTTTATCAAAATGTATGAATATTTGTTCAAATATAATTAAATTTTATATGTAGTCTTTAATCATTAATTAATATTGACTTAATATTAATTAAGAGTTATAATTAAAAAAAAGGCCTACAAATGAAAAAATTAATCAAACTGTTAATTGGATTGGTAATAGGAAGTTTGGGTTTGTATGCTTTTAATCTGCCGCAAACACAAAAAAGTACTTTTTTGAACACAAAAACTTCAAAAGCTGAAAATGCTCGTAAAGTTGAGTATAAAAATTATAAATTGGGTGATGTTCTTTTTTCAAAAGAGGTATTGTTTATTCCTATGAAGTTGAAAGAGTATGTTCCCGAGTTTTTAGCGGCATTTGGCCATAATGATAACGTATTGTATTTTTTTAAAAAGTCTCCGGAAATTGGTGAAAAAGGTGTTTTAGTAAATGCGGTATTAAATATATATGATATGAAAAATAATAAAAGTTTTTCTTCAATGAAAATAGAAACTGATTATTATCATAATTATTATAATAATATTCATTTCGTAAGTTTACAAAATTTAAAAGACAATTATTTGTTTTTAGTTAACAATACAAAAATAAATTTTATAAATATAAAAAATCTCTTTTATCCTGAGGATGATACTGAATTGTTAAATCCTTTTATGATACGAAAATGTTTAACGGATAATAATTTGATTTATTGTATGAGTAATAACGGTGTGTTGAGTGTATTTAAAAATAAGAAAATATATTATTCAAGAAATTTGGGCATAAAAGCATATTGGGGTATAAATGCTTTTGTAAAAAGCGGGGATGATAAGTTTTTTTATGTGTTAACTAATGAAATGTTTTATGTTGTAGATAAAAAGTGGATTAATAAGGAAAAAGTTGTAGGTTCTGTTCCGGTTAAAAATGCGGTAAGTATGCTTGTGGATGAAAAACGAAAAAGCGTATATGTTTCCGCGAAAGATCATTTTTATAATATAAGGATTTCTAATCGTAAAGATCCTGAAATATTGTATGGGCTTAGATTTAAAGATGAAAGGTTAAAAGGAACGGAACTTTTAAATTTCAGCAAAGACAAAAACTTTTTTTATGCTTTAAATAAAACCGATAATACGGTTTATAAAGTAAATATCGAATCAAGAATTATTGTAAAAAGTAAAAAACTGTTTGATAAAAAAATAAAAAAAGGCGTGGAGTATTACTCAAAAGGTGAAATTGTATATTTTAGGGTTTTAAATAAAAAACCTGAAGTATTGTTTGTTGTAAAGAGAAAAGTTAATTCTTTTAGTTTAAAAGGAAGAAACGGGGATGTGTATGAAGTAGACGAGGTGGTTCTTCCTTGATTATTTCAACTCTCCCCATCTTTTTCCGAAACTGATTCCCACTTTCAAAGGCACTTCGAGTTTGAAGACGTTTTGCATAATTTTTTTATATTCGTATGCCTCGTCACGTGAATCTATTTCGAAAATAAGTTCATCGTGTATTTGTAAAAGCATTTTAGCTTTTGGGAATCGCTGTTTGATTTCTATCATCGCTTTTTTGATAATATCGGCCGCACTTCCCTGGAATATCGTATTTACGGCTTCTCTTTCAAAATTTGCGAGTGTTCTTGCGTTTGCCGCCGCGAAGTCAAAAAACCTTCTTCTTTTAAGAAGTGTTTCCACGTATCCTTTTTCCCTTGCTTCTATTTTGGTGTTTTCCAAAAACGTTTTGACGGTAGGGAAAGAAGCGAAATATTTTTCTATAAATTCTTTGGCTTCTTTTGTGGAAACGTTTATGGTTTCGCTGAGTTTCTTAGGTCCCATACCGTATATAAGTCCGAAGTTTATAGATTTTGCCACCGGGCGGTATTCTTTTGCCCTGTTTTCCCCGAAAATTTTTACCGCCGTTTCGAGGTGAATGTCTTTGTCTTCCAAAAAGGCGTTTATCAAATGTTCGTCTTTTGAGAAGTGTGCCAAGAGTCTGAGTTCAATCTGAGAATAATCCAAACTTACGAACTCTTTTTCAGCTACAAATGCGTCACGTATGTTTATATCCGTTGAAGTCGGGATATTTTGAAGATTCGGGTTTTTGCTTGAAAGTCTGCCTGTAGCCGTTCCGGTTTGAAGGAAGTTAGTGTATATTTTGTGATTCGGGTCTTTTTTGGCGTACTCCTGCAGAGGAATGATGTATGTGCTTAAAAGTTTGTCAAGTTTGCGGTATTCAAGCAGTTTTTCAATAATCGGATGTGTTCCTTTTAGGGATGTCAGGACTTTTTCGTCTGTTGAGTAGCCTGTTTTTGTTTTTCTTTTTACAGGCAGTTTTAACACTTCAAAAAGAATATGAGCCAGCTGTTTTGTAGATTTGATATTGAATTCGCTGCCGGCGTATCTATATATTTCCTGCGTGAGGTTTTCAAGTTTTTCAGTGGTTTCGGTTTGAAGTTTTTGCATATATTCTATGTCAAGCTTTATTCCTTGAGATTCTATATCGATTAAAAGATTTATAAAAGGCATTTCGATATTTTCTATATCCCACTTTACTTCTTCCCAGAGTTTTTCTTTTAGTATTTCATACAGTTTAAGAGAAATAAGTGCGTCTTCAGCCGCGTATTTTGCGGCTTCCTGGATGTCGACTTCCGAGAAGTTTTTTCTTTTTCCTATCACTTCTTTGAATTTTATATTTTGATGGTCAAGGTATCTTTTGGCTACACTGTCAAGTCCGACCGGGCTGTCCGGGTCGAGTATCCATGCCAGTATCATCGTGTCTGCATGAGGGGTTGGAATTTCAAGGCCATATTTTTTAAGCATTTTGAAGTCAAATTTCAGGTTATGTCCTATTACCTTTTTATCAAGAATTTTTTGTATTGCTTTTAGAGCCGTTTTTTCAGGAATTTGATCCGTTACCCCCAAATAAAAATGATTGATAGGTACATAATAGGCTTTGTTTTTTTCATAAGCAAAACTGAAACCAACAATATTCGGATTTTCAAGGCTGTCGGTTTCGGTATCGAATGCTACTATTTTATCTTCAATTTTATCAATTATTTCAAAAAGCTCTTTTTCGTTTTCTATAAGTACAGCATCAAATTTTACCTGATTATCCGGCATTTTGGTTTTGACGTAAAGACCGTCTTTTTTTACTCTCTCAAGTATCGATGTTATATCCAAGTCTATCAATTTGTCGGCTACTTTGAGTATTGGGTTGATTTCCGGATATTTAAACTCTTCAAGGTTGATGTTATCAAACAGATCTGTTTTAAGGGTTACAAGCTCACGGCTTAAAAATGCGTTTTCTTTGTCTGCAAGGAGTTTTTTTTGAAGGGCGCCTTTTATTTCGTCGATATGGTCGTATAAATTTTCAAGAGTTTTATATTGGTTTATCAGTTTTGCGGCTGTTTTGACGCCTACGCCTTTTACACCCGGAATATTATCGCTTGAATCTCCTACAAGCGCCTGAAAATTTATAAAATCTTTAGGGTGAACGCCGAATTTTTCTATACATTTGGCTTCGTTGATTTCCACTTTTTTAATTGGGTCGAATATAACTATTTTATCGTCGTCTATGAGTTGGTACATATCTTTGTCATGACTAACTATTTTTACTTTAATACCCTGACTTGCCGCTAACTTAGCAAGGCTTGCTATTATGTCGTCACTTTCATATCCCGGGATTTCAAGCATTTTAAAGCCCATTTCATTAATTAGTTCAATTGCTACCGGAAGTTGAGTTTTCAAATCTTCCGGAGCTTCTGGGCGGTTTGCTTTATAGTCTTTGAAAATCTCTTTTCTGAATGTGTCTTTTTCTTTTGAATCTAAAGTAAAAACAATATAATCCGTTTCAAAATCCCTCCCGAGTGACGCTACAAAATTTAAAAACCCTGTAATCATTCCCGTTGGGAATCCTTTTTTGCTTTTGAGAGGCGGCAGCGCGTAGAAATTTCTGAATAAAAATCCAAAAGTGTCGATAATAGTTAAAGTCATAAAAAAACCTTTTTTGATAAAATGTTAACATATTTTTAAAAGGAGAATTTTTGCAGCCAAAGAAAATATTGAATGTAAAAAGGGCGGTTAGTAAAATAAGATATATTGGGGATGGACATATATGTGTAGTTGATGAAACAAATACCGTTAGAATTTACGATATAAATAATTATAAGTTATTAGACGGTTTTAAAATCAAACTTCCTAAAAATAATCCGAAAGAAAACAGTGTTGATATTTCTAATAACGGTAAATATTTGGCTATTGGAATAAGAGGGAAGCATAAAACTACGGTGTGGTCTTTAAAAGAAAAAAAACTTATTTATACTTTAGGATGGCATAAAGGGGATGTGTTAAGTGTAAGTTTTGACAGTGAAGAGAAATATTTAATGACGGGAGGAGAAGACGGGAGAACATACATATGGTCAATGGCTACCGGTAAAATGGTTACATCTCTTCCCCCTCATGCTGATTATGTAACTTCTGTGGCTTTTTCGAAAAACTGTTTGTGGGGTGCTATGGGAAGTTATGATAAATTCGTCACAATTACCAACATATCATCAATGGATATAAGTTATAGAAAAAAAGTTCATAAAGGAGCTGTTAGCATTGTCAGGTTTATGAATAATCAAAGACTTATAAGCGGCGATAAAACAGGAGAGCTTGTTGTATGGAATTACGCAAAAGGTAAAATTTTAAAGAGACTTCCTTCAATGGTTGACATGATTTTAGATGTCGCTTTTAACAGTGACGAAAGTTTTATGTTTGCTATTTCCGATACCAATAAAAAAGTATATCTTTATTCTATGGAAAATTATGAATTAATAAGTGATGAGTTTATTAAGATACTTGAACTGCCTAATGTAATCGAATATGTACCTGAATATGACTGTTTAATTATAGGAACGTTGGATGGGAGTATATATTTTTATAATTTATATGAAGATGAAAAGAAACTTGCTGAGCTCATTGAAAATAATGAGTTTGAAAAAGCTTATGAGCTCGTAAGTCAAAATCCATTTTTAAAAATGACAAAAACATATGATGCGTTGGAAGAAAAATGGAATAAACTTTTACTTTTGGCTCAGAAAAAATTTGAAAAAGGTGAAGTCGAGCTTGCTAAACAGATTTTGGCACAATTTCTTAAAATACCGTCAAAAAGAAGTCTTGTACAGTCGCTGTTTAATGATTTCAGTGAGTTTGAAAAATTTAAAAAAGCTGTTTTGAACTTGAAATACCCTTTGGCTTATTCTTTGGCAACAAAATATCCTTATTTAAAAAATACGGTTTATTATAAAAAAATGGAAGATGACTGGAAAAAAGTTTTTAATAAAGCAAAAGAAATGATCTTCCAAAAAGATAAAGAGGATGAAGTAAGGGAGGTATTGAAACCTTTTAGGGGAGTTACGGAAAAAACTCCTTTTATTCAGACACTGTTTAATGAGAAGCAGTTATATTATCTTTTGTCTCAAAAACTTCAAAAAAAAGAATTTTCAGATTTTTTTTCTTTGGTAAACAGATTTCCGTTTTTAAGTGATTCGGATGAGTATGAAAAAGCTATAAAATACGGGGAAAACCTTATAAACAGGGCAAGAGAACTGTTAAAACAAGGAGAGTACAAAAAAGTTATTAATATAGCAGAAATATTGGAACAGTTCCCTATGTTTAAAGAAGAGGTGGAAGATTTAAAAGAAAAAGCCAATATTTTACTTGAGTTTCATAGAGTTTTGGCAACACATGACCTAAATTTAATTGAAAAATTCGTTAAAGAGCATCCGTTTTTAGAAGATGTTGAAGATTATCAGGAACTTGAAAGAGAATGGAGAGATAAACTTCAAAAATCAGAGATTTTTGCTGCAAAAGGGGATGTGAAAGAAATTTTGAACGAATTGAAAAACTATATGAAAATAGAAGATAAAAGAATAAAAATAGGGCAGGTTGTAAAGAGTGCGTATCTTCAGCAAATTATTTCTTTACTTGCTAAAGCGTTAAAAGGGCAGAATGTTGCTGAATACTTTGAAAAAGCTGTCAGAAATTACATTAAACTGTTTGGATTTGATATGGAAATAAGTGATTTAATAGAAAAAGCAAAAAAATTGAACATTGAGATTGATTTAAGTGACATAGAAGAGGGGGATCTTTCTAAATGGCATCTTTATAAACACCCTGAGAGGATTTGGGAGGATTTATAGTTTTTTTAAATCGTTGAGTGTATTTATATTCAACACCTCTTTTTCTTTGATTTTTATTTTGTTGGAGTTTATATCGAAAATTCTCATTTT
This genomic interval from Nautilia profundicola AmH contains the following:
- the hisS gene encoding histidine--tRNA ligase, with product MIKALRGMKDIEDPRFLKIFDTAREIAENYGYSYIETPVLEETALFKRSVGESSDIVNKEMYQFTDKGGNDVCLRPEGTAGVVRSFIEHKYDKAQTPKRFWYFGPMFRYERPQKGRLREFHQFGIESFGEPSIYEDINIIAMAADIFDALGIEYTLKINSLGCGECMPKYREKLVEFLNLHKEDLCEDCQRRITQNPIRTLDCKVDSCQAILKDAPKITDNLCENCQKDFETLKKGLENLGIKYEVDKNLVRGLDYYSKTTFEFVSTEIGAQSAIAGGGRYDRLVEYLGGKPTPGVGFAIGIERIMELVKTEKTRKGIYIGVMLEDALEFAQKEAKNLRKNEKVYFEPKVKSLKAHLKAADKGNYKKAMIVGEEELKNKTFFEKEL
- a CDS encoding TIGR00282 family metallophosphoesterase, whose amino-acid sequence is MNILFIGDIVGKPGRKMVKNLLPELKRKYNIDYVIANYENAAHGFGITEKVYNELKNAGVDIFTGGNHTFDKKKDAFKLLEENKILRPLNYFEAPGEWYYEDDNIIVISAMGIFAMPYGKNPFIELNSFVEGKDKFIFVDFHAEATAEKRAMYLMLKGRVGAVVGTHTHIGTDDLEIDEGTCYLTDIGLSGCMDNVIGMEAKAPIAHMLTGLKHNFDVKEKCKKIFQALLIIIDGKKAVEAKKLKAVDDGEVKITQEVKYGV
- a CDS encoding 3-methyladenine DNA glycosylase, translating into MEFSNSYELLIELKNKNLLENKPKYWWPNFGTFEVVVGAVLTQNTRWENVEKALNQWKMENENWRVEDIASLDPVFLAEIIKPAGFYNQKSKRLIALSRNILRDFGDFESFKENVDREWLLAQKGIGFETADSILCYACGREIMVVDAYTRRLLKKHGYEFESYDEMREWCERGVEENWDKLDSIYENSLNLCFARFHGKIVEFMKK
- a CDS encoding M48 family metallopeptidase; amino-acid sequence: MEKLFFNGIEIRYKIVKKPIKNLYMEIKEDFVEVRCNRFVPKFHIEKFILKHAEHIIHKLSQKEFFYLFGTKYDKNGQDVREIFRHKLPPIILHYVKIYSEKMNLYPSKISFRFNKTRWGSCSPKNGVSFNYYLAQLPEELIEYVVVHELAHIKHKNHSKEFWKEVEKYLPDVTKRRKDLRKFEKLL
- the rmuC gene encoding DNA recombination protein RmuC; translated protein: MENIYILLGVLGVLIIVAVVIVVILKKKNDALLEELSLKEQAINELNASLQYEKTQNAISEEQIRNLSEFKEKYHTMEKEYIQNKELLKEMQTKYEQTLSNLREKEELNEKLDNELSNIKKLYSDISVELQEFKTKLYENEKMLNKKNEELIELKEELDRYREQSSRLSVENQELKTKLEESEKAFEEKLELLKKSEEKLKESFENLANEILEKTNEKMTKTSKESLSQILNPLQNQMKEFKEKIEFLSKDEAEKISALQNELKNLKELSHKLSTDAENLTKALKGESKTQGNWGELVLERVLELSGLTEGREFEREVSLNDEDNKRYRPDVVVHLPNQRDVIIDAKTSLNAYQEYIKTEDKTYIKAHIQALKKHIDDLADKKYEDLKGVNSLDFIFMFVPIENALMLALENDSSLFEYAFKKRVVLVSPTTLLVSLRAIESSWRFERQAKNIDEVVKAAESLYDKVRGFTEDFEKIGKSLESAQKSFDNAKNKLTTGRGNVIRQVELLKEKAGIKPKKEISKDLIDIAVIEK
- the polA gene encoding DNA polymerase I; the protein is MTLTIIDTFGFLFRNFYALPPLKSKKGFPTGMITGFLNFVASLGRDFETDYIVFTLDSKEKDTFRKEIFKDYKANRPEAPEDLKTQLPVAIELINEMGFKMLEIPGYESDDIIASLAKLAASQGIKVKIVSHDKDMYQLIDDDKIVIFDPIKKVEINEAKCIEKFGVHPKDFINFQALVGDSSDNIPGVKGVGVKTAAKLINQYKTLENLYDHIDEIKGALQKKLLADKENAFLSRELVTLKTDLFDNINLEEFKYPEINPILKVADKLIDLDITSILERVKKDGLYVKTKMPDNQVKFDAVLIENEKELFEIIDKIEDKIVAFDTETDSLENPNIVGFSFAYEKNKAYYVPINHFYLGVTDQIPEKTALKAIQKILDKKVIGHNLKFDFKMLKKYGLEIPTPHADTMILAWILDPDSPVGLDSVAKRYLDHQNIKFKEVIGKRKNFSEVDIQEAAKYAAEDALISLKLYEILKEKLWEEVKWDIENIEMPFINLLIDIESQGIKLDIEYMQKLQTETTEKLENLTQEIYRYAGSEFNIKSTKQLAHILFEVLKLPVKRKTKTGYSTDEKVLTSLKGTHPIIEKLLEYRKLDKLLSTYIIPLQEYAKKDPNHKIYTNFLQTGTATGRLSSKNPNLQNIPTSTDINIRDAFVAEKEFVSLDYSQIELRLLAHFSKDEHLINAFLEDKDIHLETAVKIFGENRAKEYRPVAKSINFGLIYGMGPKKLSETINVSTKEAKEFIEKYFASFPTVKTFLENTKIEAREKGYVETLLKRRRFFDFAAANARTLANFEREAVNTIFQGSAADIIKKAMIEIKQRFPKAKMLLQIHDELIFEIDSRDEAYEYKKIMQNVFKLEVPLKVGISFGKRWGELK